Proteins from a genomic interval of Etheostoma spectabile isolate EspeVRDwgs_2016 unplaced genomic scaffold, UIUC_Espe_1.0 scaffold00018943, whole genome shotgun sequence:
- the LOC116683353 gene encoding uncharacterized protein LOC116683353 → MLTIQASGWNKRKAENLDRTLAKRYIKTVQRITEASKDLEKLTTELSLQQDTVQQWVADVQQWSSGATIQNDLQKTIEGLYLGIKQRKFQLYRQSGGNKQRHQLRRKIVVEKKALEVAINDHNATVGEDEKLPPPNELLAMDNYSWPWECSTAGLMEKGREGLLCVLKRRLCEVEAQLATARTTYKSILGLQTLSLDDFSEEEDSENSSSSDEELGE, encoded by the exons ATGCTGACTATCCAGGCAAGTGGCTGGAACAAGCGAAAGGCAGAAAACCTTGACCGGACACTGGCCAAAAGATACATCAAG ACTGTACAAAGGATCACAGAGGCATCAAAGGACCTGGAGAAACTCACCACTGAGTTATCTCTACAGCAAGACACAGTTCAGCAGTGGGTGGCTGATGTTCAGCAGTGGTCCTCAG GAGCAACAATCCAAAATGACCTGCAGAAGACCATCGAGGGATTATATCTGGGCATCAAACAGCGAAAGTTTCAGCTGTATCGTCAGTCCG GTGGGAATAAGCAAAGGCATCAACTGAGAAGAAAGATTGTTGTTGAGAAGAAAGCCTTGGAAGTTGCCATCAATGACCACAATGCTACTGTGGGGGAAGATGAAAAACTGCCTCCTCCCAATGAACTCCTGGCTATGGACAACTACTCCTGGCCATGGGAAT GCAGTACAGCCGGATTAATGGAGAAAGGACGTGAGGGACTACTCTGTGTGCTGAAGAGAAGATTGTGTGAAGTTGAAGCACAACTGGCCACAGCACGCACAACATACAAAAGTATTCTTGGACTGCAAACATTGTCCTTAGATGACTTCTCGGAAGAGGAAGACTCAGAGAATTCTTCCTCAAGTGATGAGGAACTGGGAGAGTAG